A genomic window from Populus alba chromosome 19, ASM523922v2, whole genome shotgun sequence includes:
- the LOC140954231 gene encoding probable leucine-rich repeat receptor-like serine/threonine-protein kinase At3g14840, producing the protein MAPALSDILRIMSSLLVLMLLMFCMGAINLEAQDLSLAPDEVEALLEVATQLGKKGWNRNMKLCNDTILPPKLEADNKVVCNCSFPGEPCHVIGIYLKRQDLDGTLPKAIEKLPHLKHL; encoded by the exons ATGGCTCCTGCACTCTCTGATATCTTGAGAATCATGTCTAGCTTACTTGTGCTTATGTTACTAATGTTTTGCATGGGAGCAATTAACTTGGAGGCCCAAGATTTGAGCCTTGCTCCTGATGAAg TGGAAGCCTTGCTTGAAGTAGCAACACAACTGGGCAAAAAAGGCTGGAATCGCAATATGAAACTGTGCAATGATACAATTTTACCTCCAAAGCTAGAAGCTGACAATAAAGTTGTTTGCAATTGCTCATTTCCTGGAGAACCGTGCCACGTTATTGGCAT ATATCTCAAAAGGCAAGATCTTGACGGTACTCTCCCAAAGGCTATCGAGAAACTTCCACACCTTAAACATCTGTAA
- the LOC118034681 gene encoding uncharacterized protein, with translation MSLILNSEPHRNALQKVLNEAYVPQDIEQKTMEHPSREDFMTANYLYFTEDELDALKELDITSPLRAYDGSSRPVIGSIDVELAVGPQVFLVTLQVMDIHPSYSMLLGRPWIHSAGAVTSSLHQCLKYIANGVLVTVKAEETISMVRNVAVPFIEAEDCRDGNLHAFEIVNTEWVPENTVFEEAEISEATKMRFGLGYKSQEEDYKRAAGARREKRMARIEGRKPVEENLAIPPIRISFPKAAYVIQPDGGHGDLFQKLSSMNINTLEENQVKDIAEKIESERRIEELPQLTIHTLEEVTVKTFVRKLAEGEKNSESGSSTTTPAFYIENEWPKFKEYIVVVEDEEWEEENIWEFTKLIEQHEQQKEELIALLKDYVDVFAWSYEDMPGLDMDIVVHRIPLMEGCRLIKQKLRRTHPEVLIKGKAEIEKQWDAGFLEVVKYPQWVSNIVVVPKKEGKIRVCVDFRDLNRASPKDNFPLPHIDMLVDSAARSSTYSFMDGFSGYNQIRMTPEDREKTTFVTPWGTFCYKVMPFGLKNAGATYQRAMVTFDKGIEVDPEKVKAIQSMPPPKTEKEVGGFLGRLNYIARFISHLTATYDPIFRLLRKKNPGIWNEECDKAFEKIKQYLLNPPLLVPPVPERPLILYLTVTETAMGCVLGQHDETGRKERAIYYLSKKFTEYESRYTVIEKLCCALAWATKRLRQYMLYHTTWLISKLDPLRYICEKPYLSSRIARWQVLLAEYDIVYMTRKAVKGSVIADHLADHAMEDYESLNFDFPDEDVFAIEEEKSDWWVMYFDGAVNVCGNGAGAVIISPNKKQYPVSVKLQFGCTNNMAEYEACILGLEAALEMNIRKIDV, from the exons ATGTCTTTAATACTCAACTCGGAGCCACATCGTAATGCTTTgcaaaaagtattgaatgaGGCCTATGTGCCCCAAGATATTGAGCAAAAGACTATGGAACATCCTAGTAGGGAGGATTTCATGACTGCCAATTACTTGTATTTCACGGAAGATGAACTTGACGCACTGAAGGAACTGGACATAACAAGCCCTT TGAGAGCGTATGATGGCTCATCAAGGCCAGTTATAGGGTCAATTGATGTTGAACTAGCTGTGGGTCCACAAGTCTTTCTAGTAACCCTTCAAgtgatggatatccacccttctTATAGCATGCTATTAGGAAGGCCATGGATACATTCTGCGGGAGCTGTCACCTCTTCGCTACATCAATGTTTAAAGTACATTGCCAACGGTGTCCTGGTTACTGTTAAGGCTGAGGAGACTATATCGATGGTGAGAAATGTGGCGGTTCCATTCAttgaagcagaagattgtaGGGACGGAAACCTTCATGCATTTGAGATTGTGAATACTGAGTGGGTGCCCGAGAACACTGTGTTTGAGGAAGCCGAAATCTCTGAAGCCACTAAAATG AGGTTTGGGCTTGGATATAAGTCCCAAGAAGAGGATTACAAACGAGCTGCTGGtgcaagaagggagaagagaatgGCTAGGATTGAAGGAAGGAAGCCTGTAGAAGAAAACTTAGCCATCCCTCCAATCAGGATTTCATTCCCAAAGGCCGCATATGTGATACAACCTGATGGGGGACATGGAGACCTCTTTCAGAAGCTTTCTTCAATGAACATAAACACTCTGGAGGAAAATCAAGTCAAGGACATTGCTGAGAAAATCGAATCCGAAAGGAGGATTGAAGAGCTGCCACAATTGACCATCCACACTTTGGAAGAAGTCACCGTCAAGACTTTTGTCCGGAAGCTAGCTGAAGGGGagaa gaaCTCTGAAAGCGGATCCTCCACAACAACACCTGCATTTTAcattgagaatgaatggccaaaatttaaagaatacatagtGGTTGTAGAAGATGAGGAATGGGAGGAGGAAAACATATGggaattcacaaaattaatagaaCAACACGAACAG CAAAAGGAAGAGTTGATTGCACTGCTCAAAGATTATGTGGATGTCTTTGCCTGGTCCTacgaggatatgcctggtttggatATGGACATTGTAGTACATAGAATACCACTGATGGAAGGATGCAGGCTGATTAAGCAGAAGTTAAGGAGAACTCATCCGGAGGTCTTAATCAAAGGAAAGGCGGAAATTGAGAAACAATGGGACGCTGGTTTTTTGGAAGTGGTGAAGTATCCACAATGGGTGTCAAACATAGTGGTGGTAcccaaaaaggaaggaaaaatcaGAGTTTGTGTGGACTTTAGGGACTTAAACCGGGCTAGCCCCAAAGATAATTTCCCTttaccacacatagatatgtTAGTTGATAGTGCAGCACGCAGCTCCACATATTCCTTCATGGATGGGTTTTCAGGTTACAATCAGATAAGAATGACGCCAGAGGATAGGGAAAAGACAACCTTTGTAACACCATggggaaccttttgctacaaagtcatgccatttggtttaaagaatgcTGGGGCCACTTACCAAAGGgctatggtgacttt tgacaaagggatagaagtggatccTGAAAAAGTAAAAGCTATTCAATCTATGCCACCTCCCAAAACTGAGAAGGAGGTGGGAGgtttcttaggaaggttgaattacatcgcTCGGTTTATATCCCATTTAACCGCGACTTATGACCCGATCTTTCGTTTGTTGAGGAAGAAGAACCCTggaatatggaatgaagagtgtgataaagcttttgagaaaatcaagcaGTACTTGCTAAATCCACCTCTGCTTGTTCCTCCCGTACCCGAAAGACCATTGATTTTATATCTAACAGTAACCGAAACAGCAATGGGATGTGTGCTTGGGcaacatgatgaaaccggaaggaaggaaagggcCATTTATTACCTAAGCAAGAAGTTCACAGAATATGAGTCTAGGTATACTGTGATTGAAAAGCTGTGCTGCGCACTAGCATGGGCTACAAAGAGATTGCGTCAGTATATGTTGTATCACACTACATGGTTAATTTCCAAGTTAGACCCATTAAGGTACATTTGTGAAAAGCCTTATCTATCTAGCCGAATTGCAAGATGGCAAGTTCTTTTGGCTGAGTATGACATAgtgtatatgacaaggaaagccgtgaaaGGGAGTGTTATTGCCGATCACCTGGCTGACCatgctatggaagattatgagtcGTTAAACTTTGACTTTCCCGATGAAGATGTGTTTGCAATCGAGGAAGAGAAATCAGATTGGTGGGttatgtactttgatggtgctGTAAATGTATGTGGTAACGGAGCGGGGGCAGTgataatctctcctaataagaaGCAGTATCCGGTTTCAGTTAAGCTGCAGTTCGGGTGCACCAACAACATggctgagtatgaagcttgcattcttggtTTAGAGGCTGCTTTAGAGATGAACATaagaaagatagatgtgtaa